From Alienimonas californiensis, a single genomic window includes:
- a CDS encoding ATP-dependent Clp protease adaptor ClpS produces MPETADPHDTDAPEFEPGGVSFDVPDFDTLGGGAATGTAVAEPKTKRKTKPHRNPRYAVIVENDEDHTFSYLVDVLRAVCAHTKEDAERLTDKIDKTGRAAVWTGPLEVAELKRDQIREFGPDNYNKPPVTIPLQVTIEPIDPD; encoded by the coding sequence ATGCCCGAAACTGCCGACCCGCACGACACCGACGCCCCCGAGTTCGAGCCCGGCGGCGTGAGTTTCGACGTCCCGGACTTCGACACCCTGGGGGGCGGCGCCGCCACCGGGACCGCGGTCGCGGAGCCCAAGACCAAACGGAAGACGAAGCCGCACCGCAACCCGCGGTACGCCGTCATCGTCGAGAACGACGAGGATCACACCTTCAGCTACCTCGTCGACGTGCTGCGGGCCGTGTGCGCCCACACGAAGGAGGACGCGGAGCGGCTGACGGACAAGATCGACAAGACGGGCCGGGCCGCCGTCTGGACCGGCCCGCTGGAGGTCGCCGAACTGAAGCGGGACCAGATTCGCGAGTTCGGACCGGACAACTACAACAAGCCGCCGGTCACCATCCCGCTGCAGGTCACGATCGAGCCGATCGACCCGGACTGA
- a CDS encoding glycoside hydrolase family 5 protein, which yields MVRFLLPLALALLTGCSAEAAPPREATPAEVPADTARAHAANRLLARTMNLANALEAPREGEWGYTITAEDLDAIKEAGFTAVRVPVKWSAHAAKEAPYTIDPAFFARIDEVLNQALDRKLAVVLNVHHYEEIHKDPSDAHFDRLTGLWQQIATRYQNRPPALVFELLNEPSYDLSTERWSEKLPEVLAAVRETNPTRAVMIGPGRWNQISELDDLVLPADPDLILTVHCYEPHGFTHQGAHWDPNPPPIGRTFPQAGEEAEIRALFDRCEAYATARNRPVFVGEFGVIRHAPMEERARWTRFMRTEYEQRGWSWGYWGLAAEFPAYDPERGIWLEPIKAALLGD from the coding sequence ATGGTTCGGTTCCTGCTCCCGCTGGCGCTCGCCCTGCTGACCGGCTGCTCCGCGGAGGCCGCTCCGCCCCGGGAAGCCACGCCCGCCGAGGTCCCCGCCGACACGGCCCGCGCCCACGCCGCCAACCGGCTGCTGGCCCGCACGATGAACCTCGCCAACGCCTTGGAGGCCCCGCGGGAGGGCGAATGGGGCTACACGATCACGGCGGAGGATCTCGACGCAATCAAAGAGGCCGGCTTCACCGCCGTGCGGGTTCCGGTCAAGTGGAGCGCCCACGCCGCGAAGGAGGCCCCCTACACGATCGACCCGGCGTTCTTCGCCCGCATCGACGAGGTGCTGAACCAGGCCCTCGACCGCAAGCTGGCTGTCGTGCTGAACGTGCACCATTACGAGGAGATCCACAAAGATCCCTCCGACGCCCACTTCGACCGCCTGACCGGCCTGTGGCAGCAGATCGCGACCCGCTACCAGAACCGCCCGCCGGCACTGGTGTTCGAACTGCTGAACGAACCCAGCTACGACCTGTCCACGGAGCGTTGGAGCGAAAAGCTGCCGGAGGTTCTCGCCGCGGTGCGGGAGACGAACCCGACCCGAGCGGTGATGATCGGCCCGGGGCGGTGGAACCAGATTTCGGAGTTGGACGACCTCGTCCTGCCGGCGGACCCGGATCTGATCCTCACCGTGCACTGCTACGAACCGCACGGCTTCACCCACCAGGGAGCTCACTGGGACCCGAACCCGCCGCCGATCGGCCGCACGTTTCCCCAAGCGGGCGAGGAGGCGGAGATCCGGGCGCTGTTCGACCGCTGCGAGGCGTACGCGACGGCCCGCAACCGGCCGGTGTTCGTGGGCGAGTTCGGCGTCATCCGCCACGCGCCGATGGAGGAACGCGCCCGCTGGACGCGGTTCATGCGGACGGAATACGAGCAGCGCGGCTGGAGTTGGGGCTACTGGGGCCTCGCCGCGGAGTTCCCCGCCTACGACCCGGAACGGGGCATCTGGCTGGAACCGATCAAGGCGGCGCTGCTGGGCGACTGA
- a CDS encoding class II fumarate hydratase, which yields MTTRTERDSMGPVEVPADAYYAAQTQRAVDNFHISGQPLPDGLVRAMGLVKYACGVANRDLGKLTGSGKNPLTDEAVDALLKACREVAAGGFRERGADQFPIDIYQTGSGTSSNMNVNEVISARATELLGGDRFAAEKAVHPNDHVNMGQSTNDTFPTAIHVAVARQIREELVPALQSMQQELRAKAEAWDDVIKIGRTHLADATPLRLGQEFGGFARQLELAAKRAEKAAEPLFELPVGGTAVGSGINTHPEFGARVAAALAEETGIPFVEAENHFEANADRDGLVEAHALLKAVAVTVFNVANDLRWLGSGPRCGFYEIQLPDLQPGSSIMPGKVNPVVCEAALQAAARAIGNDATVALSGAAGGNFQLNIMMPLLGATTLESVTLLANSAKALAEMVRDTEANPEACEAAVEKSLSMVTSLNPHIGYEKAAALAKEAFKTGKTIRELCTEKNVLPPDLLQEALDPRRMTEPQA from the coding sequence ATGACCACCCGCACCGAACGCGATTCCATGGGCCCCGTCGAGGTGCCCGCGGACGCCTATTACGCCGCCCAGACCCAGCGGGCGGTCGACAACTTCCACATCTCCGGCCAGCCCCTGCCCGACGGCCTGGTGCGGGCGATGGGACTCGTCAAATACGCCTGCGGCGTGGCCAACCGGGACCTCGGCAAGCTGACCGGCAGCGGCAAGAACCCGCTGACCGACGAGGCCGTCGACGCCCTGCTGAAAGCCTGCCGCGAAGTCGCCGCGGGCGGGTTTCGCGAACGGGGGGCCGATCAATTTCCGATCGATATTTATCAGACGGGGTCCGGCACCAGTTCCAATATGAACGTCAACGAGGTGATCTCCGCCCGGGCGACGGAACTGCTCGGCGGGGACCGCTTCGCCGCCGAAAAGGCGGTGCACCCCAACGACCACGTCAATATGGGGCAGAGCACCAACGACACCTTCCCCACCGCGATCCACGTCGCCGTCGCCCGGCAGATTCGGGAGGAGCTGGTTCCGGCGCTTCAATCCATGCAGCAGGAACTGCGGGCGAAGGCGGAGGCGTGGGACGACGTGATCAAGATCGGCCGCACGCACCTCGCGGACGCCACCCCGCTGCGGCTCGGACAGGAGTTCGGCGGGTTCGCCCGACAACTCGAACTGGCGGCGAAGCGGGCGGAGAAGGCCGCGGAGCCTCTGTTCGAACTGCCCGTCGGCGGGACGGCGGTGGGCAGCGGGATCAACACGCACCCGGAGTTCGGCGCCCGCGTCGCCGCGGCGCTCGCCGAGGAGACCGGCATCCCCTTTGTGGAAGCCGAGAACCACTTCGAGGCCAACGCCGACCGCGACGGTCTGGTCGAGGCTCACGCCCTGCTGAAGGCGGTCGCGGTGACCGTGTTCAACGTCGCCAACGACCTGCGGTGGCTGGGCAGCGGGCCGCGGTGCGGGTTCTACGAGATCCAGCTGCCGGACCTGCAACCCGGCAGCAGCATCATGCCCGGCAAGGTGAATCCGGTGGTCTGCGAAGCGGCCCTCCAGGCCGCGGCCCGGGCAATCGGCAACGACGCGACCGTCGCCCTGTCCGGCGCCGCCGGGGGGAACTTCCAGCTCAACATCATGATGCCGCTGCTGGGAGCGACGACGCTGGAGAGCGTCACCCTGTTAGCGAACTCCGCGAAGGCCCTCGCCGAGATGGTCCGCGACACCGAGGCCAACCCGGAGGCCTGCGAGGCCGCCGTGGAGAAGAGCCTGTCGATGGTCACCAGCCTGAACCCGCACATCGGGTACGAGAAGGCCGCAGCGCTGGCCAAAGAGGCGTTCAAAACCGGCAAGACGATCCGTGAACTGTGCACGGAGAAGAACGTCCTGCCGCCCGACTTGCTTCAGGAAGCCCTCGACCCCCGCCGCATGACGGAACCGCAGGCGTAG
- a CDS encoding DUF4142 domain-containing protein — protein MFRPVARSLSAALAAGLCCAPALAAPQEREARDRPEARAAAGQTAAVPDRQILSFLTPMNRMEVDLSKFAAERAVTPEVKEYAKQMVADHEKLASDLQRAARRSDAHGALTPEQRRRAEAPLRNDGPVTEEGAEEIEEAREERAEVREEARERMREQREEVREERVNSLGDAVDEAVQDARELGDRARQTGRQVRTEAREGAADLARRADRELNEEQPARGMNRGRGAVNLRTEAMAKAHADVKEALGRQQGKSFDMAYLNQQWLAHIHMHSAVQVAADHAGPELKTVLDDAEKTIQGHLERTRELAMKVDQMED, from the coding sequence ATGTTCCGTCCCGTCGCTCGTTCCCTCTCCGCCGCGCTCGCCGCGGGGCTCTGCTGCGCCCCTGCCCTCGCCGCCCCCCAGGAGCGGGAGGCGCGGGACCGACCCGAGGCGCGGGCCGCCGCCGGTCAGACCGCCGCCGTGCCGGACCGGCAGATCCTGTCGTTCCTGACGCCGATGAACCGCATGGAGGTCGACCTCAGCAAGTTCGCCGCCGAGCGGGCCGTCACCCCCGAGGTGAAGGAGTACGCGAAGCAGATGGTCGCCGACCACGAGAAGCTGGCCAGCGACCTACAACGCGCCGCCCGCCGTTCGGACGCCCACGGCGCCCTCACCCCGGAGCAGCGCCGCCGGGCCGAAGCCCCGCTGCGAAACGACGGCCCGGTGACGGAGGAGGGGGCCGAGGAAATTGAAGAGGCCCGCGAGGAACGGGCCGAGGTGCGGGAGGAAGCCCGCGAACGGATGCGCGAACAGCGGGAAGAGGTGCGTGAGGAGCGGGTGAACTCGCTGGGCGACGCCGTGGACGAGGCCGTCCAGGACGCCCGCGAATTGGGCGACCGCGCCCGCCAGACCGGCCGTCAGGTGCGGACCGAAGCCCGCGAGGGCGCCGCGGACCTCGCCCGCCGGGCCGACCGGGAGTTGAATGAAGAACAGCCCGCCCGCGGCATGAACCGCGGCCGCGGCGCGGTCAACCTGCGGACCGAAGCGATGGCGAAGGCCCACGCCGACGTGAAAGAGGCCCTCGGCCGGCAACAGGGCAAGTCCTTCGACATGGCCTACCTCAACCAGCAGTGGCTCGCCCACATTCACATGCACTCCGCCGTCCAGGTCGCCGCCGACCACGCCGGCCCGGAACTGAAAACCGTGCTGGACGACGCCGAGAAGACCATCCAGGGCCACCTCGAGCGGACCCGCGAACTGGCGATGAAGGTCGACCAGATGGAGGATTGA